A single window of uncultured Methanospirillum sp. DNA harbors:
- a CDS encoding ABC transporter permease codes for MTGGSLFFNLAVRNLQMHWLRSLLAAIGIIIGVMAISSMGILGNAFSLSITKSLSDVGDSIIVTPHVGYQGGMSSSTTSERLTDRQVELIKRAAGNNKVYPIYAGGDRVKVQRDTLYASVYGIDPKDLPSLLTIEKGQYLRGSSGVMIGSKLAKDNNLTVGSRLLIGTQETGVRVVGILKERGMGFDINPDNAIVTSDLWYRDFYDVKGHDQAIIKASDIKEISQIKSAIDKQLNKRDTEVDIYDTRMILDSITQTFGQITLFTMAIGGISLIVAGVSIFNVMMMSVMERYKEIGILRSIGTKRAEVRSMFIYEAFILGLSGSIVGGLLSFGAGYLVVAVLLKDVSYLYDPASLIQIPYGMAFGIVTSMLSGLYPAWKASSLNPIDALRHE; via the coding sequence ATGACCGGAGGTTCGCTCTTCTTCAATCTTGCAGTCAGGAATCTGCAGATGCACTGGCTCAGATCCCTTCTCGCTGCAATCGGGATCATCATCGGAGTGATGGCCATCTCCTCGATGGGAATCCTTGGCAATGCGTTCTCACTCTCGATCACAAAGTCACTTTCAGACGTCGGTGACTCGATCATCGTAACACCCCATGTCGGGTACCAGGGTGGGATGAGTAGCTCTACCACAAGTGAACGCCTCACCGACCGCCAGGTCGAACTGATCAAACGGGCAGCAGGAAACAACAAGGTCTACCCGATCTATGCCGGAGGAGACCGGGTCAAGGTCCAACGTGATACCCTGTATGCTTCGGTATATGGTATCGATCCCAAGGATCTCCCATCGCTTCTGACCATTGAGAAAGGGCAGTATCTTCGTGGATCATCCGGTGTGATGATCGGTTCTAAACTGGCCAAGGATAATAATCTGACCGTGGGATCCAGGCTCCTGATCGGAACACAGGAGACCGGGGTCAGGGTTGTTGGTATCCTCAAAGAGAGGGGAATGGGATTTGACATCAACCCTGACAATGCGATCGTCACGTCTGATCTCTGGTACCGTGACTTCTATGATGTGAAAGGGCATGATCAGGCGATCATAAAGGCCTCTGATATCAAAGAGATCAGTCAGATTAAGAGTGCGATTGATAAACAGCTCAATAAACGGGATACCGAGGTAGATATCTACGATACCAGGATGATCCTTGACTCCATCACCCAGACATTCGGTCAGATCACACTGTTTACCATGGCAATCGGAGGAATCTCCCTGATCGTTGCCGGTGTTTCGATCTTTAATGTGATGATGATGTCGGTGATGGAACGATACAAGGAGATAGGCATCCTCAGATCCATCGGGACAAAACGGGCTGAAGTCAGGAGTATGTTCATCTATGAAGCCTTCATTCTCGGGCTCTCCGGTTCTATTGTCGGAGGGTTACTCAGTTTTGGAGCCGGATACCTGGTGGTTGCTGTGCTGCTTAAGGATGTATCGTACCTTTATGACCCGGCATCGTTGATTCAGATCCCATATGGAATGGCCTTTGGTATCGTCACCAGCATGTTATCAGGTCTGTATCCGGCTTGGAAAGCCTCAAGTCTGAACCCGATTGATGCTCTCCGGCATGAATAA
- a CDS encoding type II toxin-antitoxin system HicB family antitoxin, whose product MIIEYINTALAHAHYEIIEDEEPYYGEIPDLPGVYATGKTLEECRKNLMEIVDGWLIIRLRRGMPIPSIQGISIEEIQPVDTHVRA is encoded by the coding sequence ATGATTATTGAATATATTAACACAGCTCTTGCTCATGCACATTATGAGATCATTGAGGACGAGGAGCCATATTACGGGGAGATTCCAGATCTTCCCGGTGTGTATGCAACCGGAAAAACTCTCGAAGAATGCAGAAAGAATCTGATGGAGATTGTCGACGGGTGGCTTATTATCCGTCTTCGAAGAGGAATGCCCATCCCATCGATACAAGGAATTAGTATTGAAGAGATTCAGCCTGTGGATACTCATGTCAGGGCATAA
- the bioD gene encoding dethiobiotin synthase encodes MNGFFVTGTDTEIGKTAVTAALARYFSKRFHVGVFKPIQSGVTDLSESDASYLSRAIGYPGPCEDSFAYSFPDPVAPILAAEYAHVSISLEVIRERYDRVKKRSELVLVEGAGGLMVPVADHTLMADIAIECNLPLLVIARPDLGTINHILLTIHTARSLGILVKGVIINGYKTNSPGPDISKTVSLIQEFGDIEVLGVIPWIDASDMMSVIDQISQWIHQSNQPITQVS; translated from the coding sequence ATGAATGGTTTTTTTGTTACCGGTACAGATACTGAAATTGGAAAGACAGCAGTAACGGCAGCTCTTGCCAGATATTTTTCAAAACGATTTCATGTAGGGGTATTCAAACCGATTCAGTCAGGAGTAACAGATCTCTCTGAAAGTGATGCATCATACCTATCCCGGGCTATTGGGTACCCTGGGCCGTGTGAAGATTCTTTTGCCTATTCATTTCCGGATCCTGTTGCTCCAATACTTGCCGCTGAGTATGCTCATGTTTCAATCTCCTTGGAGGTTATCAGGGAAAGATATGATCGTGTCAAAAAGCGATCAGAACTAGTTCTGGTTGAAGGTGCAGGAGGGTTGATGGTTCCGGTTGCAGATCATACTCTGATGGCTGATATTGCTATCGAATGCAATCTTCCATTGCTTGTTATCGCCCGTCCGGATCTGGGAACAATCAATCATATTTTATTGACTATCCATACGGCCCGTTCTCTTGGAATTCTGGTGAAAGGGGTGATAATTAATGGATATAAAACTAATTCACCCGGTCCAGATATTTCAAAAACAGTCTCTCTCATCCAGGAATTTGGAGATATTGAAGTTCTGGGGGTTATACCCTGGATCGATGCTTCTGATATGATGTCAGTGATTGATCAGATCTCACAGTGGATTCATCAATCCAATCAACCCATAACACAGGTATCATAA
- the bioF gene encoding 8-amino-7-oxononanoate synthase — protein sequence MIRDAESRLQAIQKSGTYRHLRLVEQTSGPEMVMNGKRVLNFASNNYLGLSNHPVICQRASESIATWGTGSGASRLITGNTSLHEELEQKIADFKEQSSSVLFNCGYMANVGGITALSDASTVIYSDSLNHASIIDGARLSKATISVYDHCNMMDLEEKIRTHGKKGGLIVSDGVFSMDGDIAPVPELVEIARKYECALMIDDAHGTGVLGKTGRGVCEHFNLTSGIDLHMGTLSKALGSEGGFIAGSDLLADILRNVARPFIFSTALAPPSVAAASAAIDILLEETWRVKTLSENSRYLRDGLISIGLSISGGITPIIPVIVGSNKDTISFSLILEQEGIFSPAIRPPTVPEGSGRIRVTTMATHTREHLDQAISSFERAGRKTGLI from the coding sequence ATGATACGGGATGCAGAATCTAGGCTTCAGGCTATTCAAAAGTCAGGGACCTATCGTCATCTCCGATTGGTTGAACAGACATCAGGACCTGAGATGGTCATGAACGGGAAGAGGGTACTGAATTTTGCATCGAATAATTATCTTGGACTCAGTAATCACCCGGTCATCTGTCAGCGGGCATCAGAGAGTATTGCCACCTGGGGCACCGGCTCTGGTGCATCCCGGCTTATCACCGGAAACACTTCTCTTCATGAAGAACTGGAACAGAAGATAGCGGATTTCAAAGAACAGAGTTCTTCAGTTCTCTTCAATTGCGGTTATATGGCGAACGTGGGGGGAATTACCGCCCTCTCTGATGCCAGTACTGTCATCTACTCGGATTCACTGAATCATGCAAGTATCATAGATGGTGCCCGGCTTTCAAAGGCAACGATATCTGTGTATGATCATTGCAACATGATGGATCTTGAAGAGAAGATCAGAACCCATGGGAAGAAAGGCGGACTCATCGTATCTGATGGAGTCTTCAGTATGGATGGAGATATCGCCCCTGTCCCTGAACTGGTGGAGATAGCCAGAAAGTACGAATGTGCACTGATGATTGATGATGCCCACGGCACCGGGGTGTTGGGAAAGACCGGGAGAGGAGTATGTGAACATTTCAACCTTACATCTGGTATAGATCTTCACATGGGTACATTATCGAAGGCTCTTGGATCAGAAGGAGGGTTTATTGCCGGTTCTGATCTCCTTGCAGATATCCTTAGGAATGTTGCACGCCCGTTTATTTTTTCAACCGCTCTGGCCCCTCCTTCAGTTGCTGCAGCATCTGCAGCTATCGATATATTATTGGAAGAGACCTGGAGAGTGAAAACATTATCAGAAAATTCCCGATATCTCCGGGATGGTTTGATATCTATCGGTCTTTCTATATCAGGTGGAATAACACCGATAATACCTGTTATTGTGGGTAGTAACAAGGATACAATCTCATTTAGTTTAATCTTGGAACAGGAAGGGATATTTTCTCCAGCAATCAGACCCCCCACTGTTCCAGAAGGATCAGGAAGAATCCGAGTAACTACCATGGCAACTCATACCCGTGAACATCTTGATCAGGCAATCTCATCATTCGAGAGAGCCGGACGAAAAACAGGATTGATCTGA
- a CDS encoding 6-carboxyhexanoate--CoA ligase — MPEYYSIKMRASRVFVQDDPDSEPVHEHISGAERIILKEEIDEISKALIHRAQNHENGVPDFINLKIQLINPERIEYIPSLPVFMVQVSDHSSAQRACRALLQSAGVSSQSIHYASDFLMNGDSQGKNLSGALVMDSSSSSIQNPDGKGIRATTMDFTPSAHHIMDDILHDHDLAHTRLKEALVLATKVAHAPGARAEVCYSDNPDYHIGYVSVTGKGYFRIPHLKPPSAKGGRVFFVQYDGFSWDVYSRYLRSTPVLINRISPFHTDFSLDQLFSHSE, encoded by the coding sequence ATGCCAGAATATTATAGTATCAAGATGAGGGCATCAAGGGTTTTCGTTCAGGATGATCCTGACTCCGAGCCGGTGCATGAGCATATCTCCGGAGCAGAGCGAATAATCCTGAAAGAGGAGATCGATGAGATCAGCAAAGCCCTCATTCATCGTGCACAGAATCATGAGAACGGAGTTCCAGATTTCATCAATCTGAAGATTCAGTTGATCAATCCTGAAAGAATAGAATATATTCCATCACTCCCGGTTTTCATGGTTCAGGTATCTGATCATTCATCAGCACAAAGAGCCTGTAGGGCATTACTTCAGAGTGCAGGAGTATCCTCTCAATCGATTCATTATGCATCAGATTTTTTAATGAATGGAGATTCGCAGGGCAAAAATTTGTCCGGTGCACTGGTGATGGACTCCTCTTCATCTTCAATACAAAATCCTGACGGGAAAGGTATCAGGGCGACAACCATGGATTTTACTCCTTCTGCTCACCACATAATGGATGATATCTTACATGATCATGACCTGGCCCATACCCGTCTCAAAGAAGCTCTGGTTCTGGCAACAAAGGTGGCACATGCACCGGGTGCCAGGGCTGAAGTATGCTACTCAGATAATCCGGATTATCATATCGGGTATGTTTCAGTCACTGGGAAGGGGTATTTCAGAATTCCTCATCTGAAACCGCCATCTGCAAAGGGTGGAAGGGTATTTTTCGTGCAGTATGATGGATTCTCCTGGGACGTGTACTCCCGGTATCTCAGAAGCACTCCGGTCCTCATTAACAGGATCTCACCATTTCATACGGATTTTTCACTTGATCAACTCTTCTCGCACTCTGAATAG
- the bioB gene encoding biotin synthase BioB — MFDRILSAGQKVLNGGFITRSEALDLAQATGADIYILAALASKIREQYTGNRIDLCSIINGKSGNCSEDCKFCSQSAFSTCAIDTYPLLDEEKILQYAHDMERAGTHRFAIVTSGRGVTEHDPDFIAIIRIIRRLSNETNLKLCVSLGELTEEAALMLREAGVSRYHHNLETSEDFSPHIVTTHTYQDRIRAVKSARAAGMEICSGGIIGLGERMEQRIDLAYALHDLNVDSVPINILDAIPGTPLGDEPPLPPPEIIKTFALFRFILPHTELRSAGGREKLLRDMQSIGLMAGLNGMMVGNYLTTNGREIRDDLNLVNDMGYSL; from the coding sequence ATGTTTGATCGTATTCTTTCGGCAGGGCAGAAAGTTCTGAATGGTGGTTTCATCACCAGAAGCGAAGCCCTGGATCTTGCACAGGCTACCGGAGCAGATATCTATATTCTAGCAGCACTGGCATCAAAAATCCGCGAACAATACACAGGAAATCGGATCGATCTCTGCTCTATCATCAATGGCAAATCAGGAAACTGCTCAGAGGATTGCAAATTCTGTTCTCAATCAGCCTTCAGTACCTGTGCAATAGATACGTATCCTCTTCTTGACGAAGAAAAAATCCTTCAATATGCCCATGATATGGAGAGGGCAGGGACACACCGGTTTGCCATCGTAACCAGTGGTCGTGGGGTTACAGAGCACGATCCTGATTTCATTGCCATTATCAGGATTATTCGCCGTCTTTCAAATGAGACCAACTTAAAATTATGCGTATCACTTGGAGAATTAACAGAGGAGGCTGCATTGATGCTCAGGGAAGCCGGTGTTTCCCGCTACCATCATAATCTGGAGACATCCGAAGATTTTTCCCCTCACATTGTCACGACACATACCTACCAGGATCGGATCAGGGCCGTTAAATCTGCCAGGGCAGCCGGGATGGAGATCTGCTCGGGAGGAATCATTGGTCTTGGAGAACGTATGGAACAGAGGATTGATCTGGCATATGCACTTCATGATCTTAATGTCGACTCAGTTCCCATCAATATCCTGGATGCCATACCGGGGACACCGCTCGGTGATGAGCCTCCTCTTCCTCCTCCAGAGATCATCAAGACATTTGCCCTCTTCAGATTCATCCTTCCTCATACTGAATTACGATCTGCCGGAGGCCGTGAGAAACTCCTTCGTGATATGCAGTCTATTGGTCTGATGGCCGGTCTGAATGGGATGATGGTTGGAAATTACCTCACCACGAATGGGCGTGAAATCCGTGACGACCTGAATCTGGTAAACGATATGGGATACTCCTTGTAA
- a CDS encoding Yip1 family protein, translated as MLQILLSPKSFFETCAGSEPSLKKPALIIFLMSIFTAVSGYLIGELTGKLLSGFMEGIGLITAISTAVTSFLAPWFIWLVIAVVFMVMTRILKGSGSFKRYAEIAGYGMLPQLIGSVISVILAFYYLPRIQVSPIKVADPTQIQTLMTDFMKNPLMQEYTLLATIMSVILLLWTANIAAIGLEKCCGLSSKQSLIAAGLPIIVYILYSIYTLSTMLGWL; from the coding sequence ATGTTACAGATATTATTATCTCCGAAATCATTTTTCGAAACATGTGCTGGATCTGAACCATCCTTAAAAAAACCCGCATTGATCATCTTTCTGATGTCAATATTTACTGCAGTCAGCGGGTATCTGATCGGTGAACTTACCGGAAAACTCCTCTCCGGATTCATGGAAGGGATAGGCCTCATCACGGCAATAAGTACAGCCGTAACCTCATTCCTTGCTCCATGGTTCATCTGGCTCGTAATTGCCGTGGTTTTCATGGTCATGACAAGGATCCTGAAAGGGTCAGGGTCATTCAAGCGGTATGCAGAGATCGCCGGATACGGGATGCTTCCACAACTGATAGGATCGGTAATCAGTGTCATTCTTGCATTCTACTACCTTCCCCGTATTCAGGTCTCACCGATAAAGGTTGCAGATCCCACCCAGATCCAGACACTCATGACAGACTTCATGAAAAATCCCCTGATGCAGGAGTATACCCTGCTCGCGACCATCATGTCTGTTATCCTTCTGCTCTGGACCGCAAATATCGCTGCCATCGGTCTTGAGAAGTGTTGTGGCCTCTCATCAAAACAGTCCCTGATTGCTGCAGGTCTCCCAATCATCGTGTATATTCTCTACTCGATATACACCCTCAGCACGATGCTCGGATGGCTCTGA
- a CDS encoding ABC transporter ATP-binding protein → MTLPIMTDTGPVMEFSGVTKIYPLSSENVTALIDISLQVLPGEFIAIMGPSGSGKSTLLNMMGCLDVPSKGDVFIRGRSIKTLSDDQLTTLRRDELGFIFQQFNLIPLLNALENVRYPLILKNGMTASRERCQEVLAAVGLASDLWNHRPNQLSGGQQQRVAIARSLVNDPAILLCDEPTGNLDTKTGQAIMALLERLCHDEGKTIIMVTHDPRTAEYADRVIRIEDGRIREET, encoded by the coding sequence ATGACCCTGCCGATCATGACTGACACCGGGCCGGTCATGGAGTTTTCAGGGGTAACCAAGATTTACCCCTTATCTTCAGAAAATGTAACCGCCCTCATAGATATCTCTCTTCAGGTTCTGCCCGGAGAGTTCATCGCTATCATGGGACCTTCCGGTTCTGGCAAGTCAACCCTGCTCAACATGATGGGCTGTCTTGATGTCCCATCCAAGGGAGACGTCTTCATCAGAGGCCGGAGTATCAAGACGCTCTCTGATGATCAGCTGACTACTCTGCGACGCGATGAACTCGGGTTCATCTTTCAGCAGTTCAACCTCATTCCCCTTCTGAACGCACTAGAAAACGTGCGATACCCACTTATTCTGAAGAACGGGATGACGGCATCACGAGAGCGGTGCCAGGAGGTACTTGCAGCCGTCGGTCTTGCCTCTGATCTCTGGAACCACCGGCCGAATCAGCTCTCCGGCGGACAGCAACAGCGTGTTGCTATAGCCCGGTCACTCGTGAATGATCCTGCGATTCTTCTCTGTGATGAGCCGACCGGCAACCTTGACACAAAGACCGGTCAGGCAATCATGGCTCTTCTAGAGCGGCTCTGTCATGATGAAGGAAAAACGATCATCATGGTCACTCATGATCCGAGAACGGCTGAGTATGCTGACCGGGTTATACGGATAGAGGATGGCAGGATCAGGGAGGAGACCTGA
- a CDS encoding type II toxin-antitoxin system HicA family toxin yields MSGHKLAPVTWEELCKKLSRFGFDGPHQGGKHPYMIKDGLVLTIPNPHRKEISVDLLKRILKQADISRSEWECLE; encoded by the coding sequence ATGTCAGGGCATAAATTAGCTCCTGTTACATGGGAAGAACTTTGCAAAAAACTTTCTCGATTCGGATTCGATGGTCCACATCAAGGTGGAAAACATCCATATATGATTAAAGACGGTCTTGTTTTGACAATACCTAATCCTCATCGAAAAGAGATTAGTGTGGACCTTTTAAAACGTATACTCAAACAGGCTGATATTTCTCGTAGTGAATGGGAATGTTTAGAATAG
- the bioA gene encoding adenosylmethionine--8-amino-7-oxononanoate transaminase: MNNQTIQKNQSIEAIDKQYVWHPFTQMKEWQEESQLVITGGEGIRLCDQDGNWYYDGNSSMWVNLHGHRRPELDEAIKHQLDSIAHSTFLGMTSPPGVLLAKELISISPPGLTRVFYSDSGSEAVEIALKIAFQYWQQRENSVPSKTRFLHLVNSYHGDTIGSVSVGGIELFHSTYHPMLFPTISIPCPYCYRCPFGCDQNTCEKKCLDSLQSVIEDQHENIAAFIIEPLVMGAAGMLTFPPGYLTKVRELCSTYHILLIADEVATGFGRTGKMFACDHEGICPDIMTVAKGLTGGYLPLAATLTTEEIFNAFLGEPGESRTFYHGHSYTGNQLACAVARANLELFRKDKIIPALSEKIRVIESGLERFRALSHVGEIRQVGMMVGIELVKNPDSREPYLPEDGVIKSVILGAQHRGMITRPLGDVIVFLPPLSSTLVELQAMLDILFESIRSATGD, encoded by the coding sequence ATGAACAATCAAACCATCCAGAAAAACCAATCCATAGAAGCCATCGATAAGCAATATGTCTGGCATCCCTTTACACAGATGAAGGAATGGCAGGAAGAGTCTCAACTTGTCATAACCGGGGGAGAAGGAATTAGGCTCTGTGATCAGGACGGGAACTGGTATTATGATGGCAACTCATCGATGTGGGTTAATCTGCATGGACACAGAAGACCAGAACTCGATGAAGCGATCAAACACCAACTTGATTCTATCGCCCACTCGACGTTTCTCGGCATGACAAGCCCTCCCGGGGTTTTACTGGCAAAGGAACTCATCTCAATCTCCCCTCCCGGGCTGACCCGGGTTTTTTACAGTGATAGTGGTTCTGAAGCGGTAGAGATTGCGCTTAAAATCGCGTTCCAGTACTGGCAACAGCGTGAAAACTCTGTCCCATCTAAAACGAGGTTTCTCCATCTGGTAAACTCATACCATGGTGACACCATCGGGTCGGTATCTGTTGGAGGGATCGAGCTCTTTCATTCCACCTATCACCCCATGCTCTTTCCAACTATCAGCATTCCCTGTCCGTACTGCTATCGGTGTCCGTTTGGATGCGACCAGAATACCTGTGAGAAGAAATGTCTCGACTCCTTACAATCGGTGATCGAAGACCAGCATGAAAATATTGCTGCGTTTATCATCGAGCCACTGGTTATGGGAGCAGCGGGGATGCTTACTTTCCCTCCCGGATACCTCACAAAGGTCAGGGAACTCTGCAGCACCTACCATATTCTCCTGATAGCAGACGAGGTGGCTACCGGGTTTGGCAGAACCGGGAAGATGTTTGCATGTGACCATGAAGGGATCTGTCCTGATATCATGACCGTTGCAAAGGGACTGACCGGAGGGTATCTGCCTCTTGCAGCGACCCTTACAACAGAGGAGATCTTCAATGCATTTCTTGGGGAACCGGGCGAGTCCAGGACGTTCTACCATGGTCACAGTTACACCGGGAACCAACTCGCCTGTGCTGTTGCCCGGGCAAATCTTGAGTTGTTCAGAAAAGATAAAATAATCCCGGCATTATCTGAAAAGATCAGGGTTATTGAATCAGGATTAGAACGGTTCAGAGCACTGTCTCATGTTGGTGAGATACGGCAGGTTGGTATGATGGTGGGAATTGAACTGGTCAAAAATCCTGATTCCAGAGAGCCGTATCTGCCTGAAGACGGGGTAATCAAGTCGGTCATTCTAGGGGCGCAACATCGTGGTATGATCACCCGTCCTCTCGGAGATGTTATCGTATTTCTTCCGCCGCTCTCCTCTACCCTCGTAGAATTACAAGCGATGCTTGATATCCTGTTTGAATCCATCAGATCGGCTACAGGTGATTGA
- a CDS encoding DMT family transporter: protein MNQKSADLILVLVVLIWGSTYLAMKWGMESFGIFTLITLRFGIAFAIGIPLLWRYRSPIYMHTLTSSALLGFGYFCGFTLLLYGMRTTTTTSAGFLMATTVIFVPILQVLFFRRIPNLSILIAVCCCLFGVGLLTLRNGLALDFGAILCLICSICYAIVIVTTKWVLNSGENALTIGVLQLGFTSLFSFGAMLIFEMPFRSAPLESWGIILYLAIFCTLIGFVLQAVAQEFTSPEHTGLIYTLESVFASLFGYVFLQEVLPVQGYVGVILVFTGVIIAVRYGQSTGKKGGN from the coding sequence ATGAATCAGAAATCTGCAGACCTCATTCTTGTCCTTGTCGTCCTGATATGGGGTTCAACATATCTTGCAATGAAATGGGGAATGGAGAGTTTTGGGATCTTCACTCTAATCACACTCCGTTTTGGCATCGCATTTGCTATCGGAATACCCCTTCTCTGGAGATATCGCTCTCCCATATACATGCACACACTTACATCCAGTGCCCTTCTCGGGTTTGGGTATTTCTGTGGATTTACACTCCTTCTCTATGGTATGAGAACTACCACCACCACATCTGCCGGATTTCTTATGGCAACGACTGTCATATTTGTCCCGATTCTTCAGGTTCTCTTCTTCCGGAGAATCCCCAATCTTTCCATTCTCATAGCGGTATGTTGCTGTTTGTTTGGAGTCGGTCTCCTGACACTCCGGAATGGCCTGGCACTGGATTTTGGTGCGATACTCTGTCTCATCTGTTCAATCTGTTATGCAATTGTAATTGTAACAACAAAATGGGTCCTTAACAGCGGAGAAAATGCTCTCACAATCGGTGTTCTTCAATTAGGGTTTACCAGTTTGTTCTCATTCGGAGCAATGCTCATCTTTGAGATGCCATTCCGGTCAGCACCACTGGAGAGTTGGGGAATAATCCTCTATCTTGCAATATTTTGCACATTGATCGGGTTTGTCCTTCAGGCTGTAGCCCAGGAATTTACCTCCCCTGAACATACCGGCCTTATTTACACACTTGAATCTGTCTTTGCCTCCCTGTTTGGATATGTATTTCTCCAGGAGGTATTACCGGTTCAAGGATATGTCGGAGTGATCCTGGTGTTTACCGGAGTAATAATTGCAGTAAGGTATGGACAATCAACAGGAAAAAAGGGAGGAAACTGA